A portion of the Gigantopelta aegis isolate Gae_Host chromosome 10, Gae_host_genome, whole genome shotgun sequence genome contains these proteins:
- the LOC121383393 gene encoding tetratricopeptide repeat protein 19, mitochondrial-like, with protein MGASRALLGFSKKEKEDPVTTLFREARTAQIQKNYDVAEKLFHDCLNVVNDQKKENKIDESEYLHAKSNIYDSMADMALSRGHFSDAEVLYKETMKCCLQMGKSQDDNALIEMSVKLASIYAMMKRDKEAVQGFKFCIDAQEKKVKENADSSEDTVALLGLALESYGRYLMYNKKLEEAQPLFERALQIAKKTLGEDHVQTLILRNDLATLDILNKNYVQAESNLREAIKIGERVDSPETPVLYINLGAIFLRKADSDNAHNVCSHALVVAKKIGNIMAISQAKRCLEKSKQLRLRKENNVATG; from the coding sequence ATGGGAGCATCTCGGGCACTGTTGGGATTtagcaaaaaagaaaaagaagatccTGTTACCACCCTTTTCCGCGAAGCTCGTACTGCACAGATTCAGAAAAATTACGACGTTGCCGAAAAGCTCTTCCATGATTGTCTGAACGTCGTGAATGAccagaagaaagaaaataaaatcgATGAGAGCGAATACCTTCATGCAAAATCGAACATATACGACAGCATGGCCGACATGGCTCTTTCTCGGGGACATTTCAGTGATGCTGAAGTACTGTACAAAGAAACTATGAAGTGTTGTTTGCAGATGGGCAAATCGCAGGATGACAACGCACTCATCGAAATGTCTGTGAAGCTGGCGAGCATCTACGCCATGATGAAACGTGACAAAGAAGCAGTGCAGGGATTCAAGTTCTGCATCGACGCACAAGAAAAGAAGGTGAAGGAAAATGCTGACAGCAGTGAGGATACGGTGGCTTTACTGGGTCTGGCCCTGGAGAGCTATGGTCGCTACCTGATGTACAACAAGAAGCTGGAAGAGGCTCAGCCACTTTTTGAACGAGCTCTGCAAATCGCCAAGAAAACACTTGGCGAGGATCATGTGCAGACGCTGATTTTGAGGAACGACTTGGCGACATTGGACATACTCAACAAGAACTACGTACAGGCGGAGAGTAATCTCAGAGAAGCCATTAAGATTGGGGAGCGAGTGGATTCTCCCGAAACGCCAGTGTTGTACATCAATTTGGGTGCAATATTCCTCCGAAAAGCAGACTCTGATAATGCACACAATGTTTGCAGTCATGCTCTGGTTGTTGCGAAGAAAATTGGAAATATTATGGCTATCAGCCAAGCGAAACGGTGTTTGGAAAAGTCCAAACAACTGAGGCTAAGAAAGGAAAATAATGTAGCAACTgggtaa